ATCAGCACCTGGAAGTTATACGCGGCCTTGTCGCGTCTTACCGCACGCTTCCGGTCGCCTCCGGATTTGGCCCCCAATTTGGACTTATCCAGGTTGCCGACACGCTGTCGAAGGCATTCTTTCTCAGTCTGAGAGTCGCGAGTCCGTTCATTTTGTTCGGCATTGTCTTCAATCTCGCTGTCGGGGTCGCCAACAAGCTCACGCCGCAGATCCAAGTCTATTTCATTGCGACGCCATTTGCCGTGGCCGGCGGCTTGTTCCTCTTTTACTTCACCTTCAAAGAGGTGCTTGGGCTTTTCATGGCGGGGTTCTCGAATTGGCTGGCGGGCGGTTGAGATGCCGAAGAGACTTGAGACGCTGCGTCGGATCGCGAGCTTGCAAAATGACCTCCGCAAGACCGGCGAAATTAAGCTCGCGACGCTTCAGCGTCAGCGGCTTAGCGCGGAAGCGACCGAGGCGCGGCTTGTCTCATACCTCGACGAGAATCATGTCTACACGCCTGCCTACATGAAAACTCTTGCCGATAAACTGCAGGCCGTCGGCCGCGCCAAGCGCCGGCTGGCACTAGAGATCGAAGATCAGGCGAAAGTTCTGCTCGAACGCCGACGGCAAACGAAGCAGGTGGAGCGCGCACTCGAAACCGCGACTGAAGACACGCGTCGTCTCGATGAGCGCCGCGATCTGGCCGCGACGATTGAAGCGGAGTTGAACCGCAAAGGCGCAAGCCTCCGGTAAGCCAGCTAGCTCATCTTCTTCATACAGTTCGTCGGACTGTGCCCAAAGGGGATGCGTGCGTGTCAATCAAACCGCCTTCCGATATTCTTCTCGACGTTGCACGAGCCGCCGATCCAGCGAAATCGACGGCGGCGGTGGAGCGGCTGACGCGTCTCGGAGCGGACGGCGCCGTCGATGATGTTCAATTCCGCGACGTTTTGGGCAAGGTCAACGCGCCGCGGTCGTCCCTTCCGGCTATCGCTGAGCCGCGGTTTGCCAATACGCAGCCTGAAAAGGTGAAAGAAACGGCGCAGACGAAGGCCTATCAGGGCTTTACCGCGCTGCTCCTCGAAAACCTCGTCGACAACATGATGCCCGACGATGACGACGGCTTTTTCGGTTCCGAAACCGGCGCCGGTGTGTGGCGTTCTATGCTCGCCCAGGAATTGGGGACGAGTCTGTCGAAGACCGTCGATCTGGGCATCGGCTCCAAACACGTAAAGTCCGCTCACGCGCGGCATGGCTGGCACCCGCATGAGGAGCTGCAAGCTTCGCTCGGGGTATTGCCTGTCGCCACCGCCAAACATTCATGATGAGCGCCGGCAATGATGGAATTCACAAAAATTAAGCTGCCGAGGCGAACGGGCAATGCAGCCGTAACCGATGTGGCGCGCGTTCAGGCGCTGCGGGAGGCATTTTCGCAGACGGTCGAACGCATCGAACGTCTTGTCGATCTTGAGACCGCGACGCTTGAGCAATACCGCCCCATCGATTTTTCCGAGTTCAACCATCGCAAGAGCCACGCGATATTGGAATTGAGCCGTTCGCTCCGCGCACTCGGCTCGGAAGCGCACGATGACAGCGCGCGGGGGATGCTTGAACGCTTGGGCGGCAAACTAGAGCGCAATCTCGCAACGCTCGAAATTCACCTTAAGGCGGTGCGCCAGGTTTGTGCCGTCATCTCCCGTGCGATCCAGTCAGAAGAATCTGACGGCACATATTCTTCGTCGATCAATCGCAGGTACGAGCAATCATGATCAAGCTGATTGCGAGCTGCGTTTGGATCTGCTTGCTGACGTCGGCCGCCGCCTACGCTGCGATTTTCGTGAGTGGATTCCATGCCGTCGCACCGCCCCCAAAAGAACAATCGTCTCCGGCGATGGAATATAAGAAACTGCCGCCGATCTCTATCCCGATGATCGCTGACGGCGCTGTGCAAGGCTATGTCGTCGCCGAACTCGGCTATACCTACGATCAGAACGCGAAGGCACCGATTCCTCCGGACGCCTATCTCCTCGATGAGACGTTTCGCAAAGTTTATTCCGACACCACGATCGATTTCCGTCACCTCGAAAAATACGACGTGAACGGAATGACCAAAGATCTGGCGCGTCGCGTCAATGAACGCCTCCACGCCGCCGTCGTCAAAGACGTGCTGGTGCAGGCGATGAACTTCGTTCCCAAGAGCGACATACCGAAGTGAGAGTCGAACGGTCCGCTTAAGAGGGATTCAAATTTTGAAAGATGGAGGGGCAAATGGCTTTTGATCGATTGACCTGGATCGGATTCATGGTTGTGGCGTTCGGCTGGGCGCTGTTGTTATCGGGCGCGCCGACGTTGCAAATCTTCGCGGCGGCAATCGGACATAAGATGCCGTTCGATATGCCTGTCATTGCGCAGGCGACGATTTTGAGCGGCTTCGGTCTCGCGATCCTTGGCGCTCTGCAGACTGGCTTCAGCGCCCTGAAGAATTTTTTCGATACGGTGCTGGAGCGAACCTCGCGGCCTGGTGAAGCGGTCAGCAAAAAGCCCGTCACCAAAGTCGTCGAGCGCGGCCGCTTGAAGGACCGTCCTTATATCCTGTTTGGCGATGGCTCG
This Methylovirgula sp. DNA region includes the following protein-coding sequences:
- a CDS encoding flagellar protein FlgN — translated: MMEFTKIKLPRRTGNAAVTDVARVQALREAFSQTVERIERLVDLETATLEQYRPIDFSEFNHRKSHAILELSRSLRALGSEAHDDSARGMLERLGGKLERNLATLEIHLKAVRQVCAVISRAIQSEESDGTYSSSINRRYEQS